The nucleotide window GCTCCAGTCCTTGCCGGCGCTGAAGGTCTTGGTCTGGGCCAGTCCGGCGGTCTGCGCGGCCTCCCCGATGTCGCTGGGCTCGACGTAGCCGTCGCGGCCGGTCTTCGGGGTCAGCAGCAGGATCTCACCGCCCTCCTCGATCAGGCCGATGGCGTCCACCAGCGCGTCCGTAAGGTCGCCGTCCTCGTCCCGGAACCAGAGCAGCACGGCGTCGGCCACGTCGTCGTAGTCCTCGTCGACGAGGTCCTGACCGATGATGGCCTCGATACCTTC belongs to Streptantibioticus cattleyicolor NRRL 8057 = DSM 46488 and includes:
- a CDS encoding DUF3052 domain-containing protein, producing the protein MSATADHAEERTNPAARLGFEPGQVVQEIGYDDDVEQELREGIEAIIGQDLVDEDYDDVADAVLLWFRDEDGDLTDALVDAIGLIEEGGEILLLTPKTGRDGYVEPSDIGEAAQTAGLAQTKTFSAGKDWSGSRLVTPKAAKSGRR